Proteins from one Triticum aestivum cultivar Chinese Spring chromosome 7A, IWGSC CS RefSeq v2.1, whole genome shotgun sequence genomic window:
- the LOC123153503 gene encoding uncharacterized protein has protein sequence MREELQRRRRSSYTNQSRFPAKKNQSRSLCFLDFGEIRAPCPSQAPSSSQDEAVGIAAEALEPGAFLILWDRGSAPRDLQSAHTRPLQKKKKAEGGRHIAGDPIRPPRLEDAGLEDCALPQESIAEAFSLAALAVSSRLPHLSLSDDEDEGDDPLAPRGGCVEAGPTCGAIPESLVGGGRGSECHADEVMVVAGRGDEEDRVVVVVGQELGQEKGCAEGTREGEQRKVEDGIVEKAILVKDFA, from the exons ATGCGAGAAGaactgcagcggcggcggcggtcctCCTACACGAATCAATCAaggttccccgcaaaaaaaaatcaaTCAAGGTCCCTCTGCTTCCTCGATTTCGGTGAGATCCGCGCGCCCTGCCCATCCCAGGCACCTAGCAGCAGCCAGGATGAGGCCGTTGGCATCGCCGCGGAGGCGCTGGAACCAGGAGcgtttcttatattatgggatagaggAA GTGCA CCCAGAGACCTCCAGTCAGCGCACACCCGTCCGCTCCAAAAAAAAAAAAAGGCCGAGGGCGGCAGGCACATCGCCGGCGACCCCATCCGGCCGCCGCGGCTGGAGGATGCGGGACTGGAGGACTGCGCGCTCCCGCAAGAGTCCATCGCCGAGGCTTTCTCCCTTGCAGCGTTGGCCGTTTCCTCCCGCCTCCCTCACCTCTCCCTCTCTGATGACGAGGACGAGGGGGACGACCCGCTCGCGCCTCGTGGAGGCTGCGTGGAGGCGGGACCCACCTGCGGGGCCATTCCCGAATCCCTTGTTGGCGGAGGGCGCGGCAGTGAATGCCACGCCGACGAGGTCATGGTCGTCGCCGGGCGCGGAGACGAGGAAGATAGGGTTGTTGTGGTCGTCGGCCAAGAGCTGGGACAGGAGAAGGGTTGCGCCGAGGGGACCAGAGAAGGAGAGCAGCGGAAGGTGGAGGATGGGATTGTGGAGAAGGCCATCTTGGTGAAAGATTTCGCGTGA